A single Prevotella sp. E15-22 DNA region contains:
- a CDS encoding LamG-like jellyroll fold domain-containing protein — MNKEYVMGAALMLFVAVGAQAQERSSSSIYLQGLKKADVNVPFYLSAEGKRFNPTWGVDLAWISEQNIMKGVNHMGKENVGIGRIAFRYTEELVNDSILSANMIDVLKQRCNLFNKISTTLPLTLTADQEAVSPTDNDPNRRPPEYYVKNKVANNNHWAAMINSHVHWVQQNTKHPVVGISPFNEGDYWSVEEGGSPAKQWQVAKLLKENYPRCADIAMVGGNTLNDDKALDWYTPGKQYYDWGNTHQLAGSFDNFAKFFRQLQKDGKVGYADEMHNVGEAMVGLEYGMTVGIWWGFDSRARGEFCDISRHGDRLAYAEHRNNWTAASVYRHDDGRIKAFVGSSERQAKTTSYQFVSAERPVYYDGFGPVHEYVSSMPGGTGYQSGQTNAERVIDVTWGECVPPCAIDGTYKIICKAAGNKENVVAFTSNGGNIVQQAYKGTAKQQWTVKPVTNRTGGDLSFYDIESVSNAKVHLNVKNYSLSQADIIGYTQDNPTSNEQWYLEYVDNGYYYIRNRESALYLAKHASEARFIQTKKLTGSAQDRMLFRFIPVDVAYDITAPSAPSRVSAESSTASVRVSWKANEDADLKDYMVMRAPKDTQEWDVIARGLTATYFVDNTCRPGTSYIYKVKAIDLSLNISEASEIVEATPSGEPAMIARWTFEDNLYDVTTNMMDAAYAGGATAKYQTDHKQGDKSLNLNNQFVQLPYCVASSDELTIAMWVNWRSSTTQWQRLFDFGKDTEHYMFLTPNNSYTNVMRFAIKNGDDEQVLDAPYKLTSVQWKHIAVVLGKEKTSLYVDGEEVASTTSITIRPSDIRPVLNYLGRSQFLADPYISAWLDDVRIYNYALSGDEVKAMIAEDPSGITSVNTENQSEAYFGLDGIRRDVQQRGISIVNNKKVVR; from the coding sequence ATGAACAAAGAATATGTGATGGGGGCAGCACTGATGCTTTTCGTAGCTGTTGGTGCTCAGGCTCAGGAACGCTCTTCGTCGAGCATTTATCTGCAGGGATTAAAGAAGGCTGATGTCAACGTCCCGTTCTATCTCTCGGCAGAGGGTAAGCGTTTCAACCCCACATGGGGTGTTGACCTGGCGTGGATTAGTGAACAGAACATTATGAAGGGTGTGAATCATATGGGCAAAGAAAACGTCGGTATTGGACGTATCGCCTTTCGCTATACTGAAGAGTTAGTCAACGACTCGATACTCTCTGCAAATATGATTGACGTGTTGAAGCAACGTTGTAATCTCTTCAATAAGATTAGTACCACATTGCCCCTCACCCTTACTGCCGACCAGGAGGCTGTGAGTCCTACGGATAATGACCCAAATCGCCGCCCACCTGAATATTATGTGAAGAACAAGGTGGCTAATAACAATCATTGGGCTGCCATGATTAATAGTCATGTGCACTGGGTGCAACAAAATACCAAGCACCCTGTTGTGGGTATCTCACCATTCAACGAGGGTGATTATTGGAGTGTTGAGGAGGGTGGTTCGCCGGCTAAGCAGTGGCAAGTAGCCAAACTCCTAAAGGAGAACTATCCCCGCTGTGCAGACATTGCTATGGTGGGTGGTAATACATTGAACGACGACAAGGCATTAGATTGGTATACTCCCGGTAAACAGTACTATGACTGGGGCAACACTCATCAGTTGGCAGGTTCATTTGATAACTTCGCCAAGTTCTTCCGGCAGCTGCAGAAGGACGGTAAGGTGGGGTATGCTGATGAGATGCACAATGTGGGGGAGGCGATGGTAGGTTTGGAGTATGGCATGACGGTGGGCATCTGGTGGGGCTTTGACAGTAGAGCCCGTGGTGAGTTCTGCGATATCTCGCGTCATGGTGACCGACTGGCTTATGCCGAGCACCGCAATAACTGGACGGCAGCTTCAGTCTATCGCCATGATGACGGACGTATCAAGGCCTTTGTTGGCAGTAGCGAACGCCAGGCCAAAACCACTAGTTATCAGTTTGTGTCTGCCGAGCGCCCTGTCTATTATGATGGTTTCGGACCTGTGCATGAGTATGTATCAAGCATGCCTGGTGGTACAGGTTACCAGTCTGGTCAGACCAATGCTGAGCGTGTCATTGATGTGACGTGGGGAGAATGTGTACCCCCATGTGCCATTGATGGCACCTATAAGATTATCTGCAAGGCTGCTGGCAATAAGGAGAATGTAGTGGCTTTCACGTCTAATGGTGGTAACATTGTACAGCAGGCCTATAAAGGCACTGCCAAGCAGCAATGGACAGTAAAGCCTGTAACCAATCGCACTGGTGGCGACCTGAGTTTTTACGACATCGAATCGGTGAGCAATGCCAAGGTTCATCTCAATGTGAAGAATTACTCTCTGTCGCAGGCCGATATCATTGGTTATACCCAGGATAATCCTACCAGTAATGAGCAGTGGTATCTGGAGTATGTTGACAATGGCTATTATTACATTCGCAATCGTGAAAGTGCCCTCTATCTGGCCAAGCATGCCTCCGAGGCCCGTTTTATCCAGACCAAAAAACTCACTGGTTCGGCCCAAGACCGCATGCTGTTTCGCTTCATCCCCGTTGATGTAGCCTACGACATTACGGCCCCTTCTGCGCCTAGTCGGGTGAGTGCCGAGTCTTCCACCGCTTCGGTTCGTGTGTCGTGGAAAGCTAATGAAGACGCCGACCTGAAGGACTATATGGTGATGCGTGCCCCCAAGGACACCCAGGAGTGGGATGTTATTGCTCGCGGTCTAACAGCCACCTATTTTGTAGACAACACTTGTCGCCCTGGCACTTCTTATATATATAAGGTAAAGGCCATTGATCTCTCGCTGAATATCTCTGAGGCGTCTGAGATTGTCGAAGCTACTCCTAGTGGCGAGCCTGCAATGATAGCCCGATGGACCTTTGAGGATAATCTCTATGACGTGACCACCAATATGATGGATGCGGCATATGCTGGTGGCGCTACTGCCAAGTATCAGACCGATCATAAGCAGGGTGACAAGTCGCTGAACCTTAACAACCAATTTGTTCAGCTACCTTATTGTGTTGCCTCCAGTGACGAGTTGACCATCGCTATGTGGGTCAATTGGCGCTCATCTACAACGCAATGGCAACGCTTATTTGATTTTGGTAAGGATACCGAGCATTACATGTTTCTAACTCCCAATAACAGTTATACCAATGTGATGCGTTTTGCTATCAAAAACGGAGACGACGAACAGGTGCTCGATGCACCTTACAAGTTAACATCTGTTCAGTGGAAACATATTGCGGTGGTCTTGGGTAAAGAAAAAACGTCACTCTATGTGGATGGTGAAGAGGTTGCGTCAACCACGTCAATCACCATTCGTCCAAGTGACATCCGTCCTGTGTTGAACTATCTGGGACGCAGTCAGTTCCTTGCAGACCCATACATCTCGGCGTGGCTCGATGATGTGCGTATTTATAACTATGCTTTGAGTGGTGACGAGGTGAAAGCTATGATTGCAGAGGATCCATCGGGTATCACCAGCGTAAATACAGAGAATCAGAGCGAAGCCTATTTCGGTTTAGACGGTATTCGCAGAGATGTACAGCAACGAGGCATCAGTATCGTGAACAATAAAAAGGTAGTCCGTTAA